The Pantoea sp. At-9b genome includes a window with the following:
- a CDS encoding carboxylate/amino acid/amine transporter, giving the protein MLLLIVTTILWAFSFSLIGEYLAGQVDSWFSVLMRLALAAIVFLPFLRWRGYRASTILLYMLVGMLQLGVMYLLSFEAYLYLSVTEFLLFTVMTPLYVTLIYDLLSRRPLRIGYAFSAMLAVIGAAIIRYDKVSDHFWFGLLLVQAANICFAIGMVGYKRLQETRPMPQHTAFSWFYLGAVIIAVIAWSLWGNPNKLPTTSLQWGILVWLGVAASGLGYFMWNYGATQVDAGTLGIMNNMHVPAGLLVNLAIWQEKPHWPSFIAGAMVIFASLYVHKRWVLGHRFSKSNETA; this is encoded by the coding sequence GTGCTGTTATTGATCGTTACCACCATTCTGTGGGCTTTTTCCTTTAGTTTAATCGGGGAATATCTGGCGGGTCAGGTGGATTCTTGGTTCTCGGTGCTGATGCGCCTGGCGCTGGCCGCCATTGTGTTCCTGCCGTTCCTGCGCTGGCGTGGCTATCGTGCGTCAACCATCCTGCTGTATATGCTGGTGGGGATGCTGCAACTGGGCGTTATGTACCTGCTGAGTTTCGAAGCCTATCTCTACCTGAGCGTGACGGAATTCCTGCTGTTTACCGTGATGACACCGCTGTATGTCACCCTGATTTACGATCTGCTCAGTCGTCGGCCATTGCGCATCGGCTACGCCTTCAGCGCCATGCTGGCGGTGATTGGTGCGGCGATTATCCGTTACGACAAAGTGAGCGATCATTTCTGGTTTGGCCTGCTGTTGGTGCAGGCGGCAAATATCTGCTTTGCCATCGGCATGGTGGGTTACAAACGCTTGCAGGAGACGCGCCCGATGCCGCAACACACCGCGTTTTCTTGGTTCTACCTTGGCGCGGTGATTATTGCGGTGATTGCCTGGAGCCTGTGGGGTAACCCCAACAAGCTGCCAACCACCTCGCTGCAATGGGGCATTCTGGTGTGGCTGGGCGTCGCGGCGTCCGGGTTGGGTTACTTTATGTGGAACTACGGCGCAACCCAAGTGGATGCGGGAACGCTGGGCATTATGAACAATATGCACGTTCCGGCTGGCTTGCTGGTCAATCTGGCGATCTGGCAGGAAAAACCACACTGGCCCAGCTTTATCGCCGGGGCGATGGTGATTTTTGCGTCACTTTACGTCCATAAACGCTGGGTGCTGGGCCACCGCTTTTCTAAAAGCAACGAAACAGCTTAA
- the yigL gene encoding sugar/pyridoxal phosphate phosphatase YigL, protein MYHIVASDLDGTLLSPDHRLTPFARTTLQELVARDVHFVFATGRHYIDVGQMRDKLGIPAYMITSNGARVHNADGTLIFSHNLDADIAQDLYGLKYHDEQVLTHVYRDDEWFISRHRPAEQDYFRESVFNYQVYQPGMLPSDGISKVFFTCDDPEHLIPMEQAIEARWGDRVNVSFSLPTCLEVMAGGVSKGHALEAVAKQLGHSLKECIAFGDGMNDVEMLSMAGKGCIMRNAHQRLKDTLPALEVIGSNAEDAVPHTLRKLFLA, encoded by the coding sequence ATGTACCACATCGTCGCATCCGACCTGGATGGCACGCTGCTCTCCCCGGACCATCGTCTGACTCCGTTCGCCCGTACCACGTTGCAGGAACTGGTCGCACGCGATGTCCATTTCGTTTTTGCCACCGGTCGTCACTATATCGATGTGGGCCAGATGCGCGACAAACTCGGCATCCCGGCTTATATGATTACCTCCAACGGCGCTCGCGTGCACAACGCTGACGGTACACTTATCTTCAGCCATAACCTGGATGCCGACATCGCCCAGGACCTGTATGGCCTGAAATATCACGATGAACAGGTCCTGACCCACGTTTACCGCGACGATGAATGGTTTATCAGCCGTCACCGTCCGGCAGAGCAGGATTATTTCCGCGAATCGGTGTTTAACTATCAGGTCTACCAGCCGGGTATGCTGCCGAGTGATGGCATCAGCAAAGTGTTCTTTACCTGCGATGATCCTGAACATCTGATTCCGATGGAGCAGGCGATCGAAGCGCGTTGGGGCGACCGGGTCAACGTCAGCTTCTCGCTGCCGACCTGCCTCGAAGTGATGGCGGGTGGCGTCTCCAAAGGCCACGCGCTGGAAGCTGTCGCGAAACAACTCGGCCATTCATTGAAAGAGTGCATCGCTTTCGGTGATGGTATGAACGATGTTGAGATGCTCAGCATGGCCGGTAAGGGCTGCATTATGCGTAATGCCCATCAACGTTTGAAAGACACGTTGCCCGCACTGGAAGTGATCGGTAGTAACGCCGAAGACGCCGTGCCGCATACCCTGCGTAAACTGTTCCTGGCATAA